The Pseudoalteromonas translucida KMM 520 genome has a window encoding:
- the trkA gene encoding Trk system potassium transporter TrkA → MKIIILGAGQVGGTLAENLVGEQNEITVVDIDGNRLRELQDKYDLQGVAGHGAHPDVLRRAGAEDADMIIAVTSSDEVNMVACQVAYSIFNTPTKIARIRSEQYLKYREKLFHNDDLPVDHYIAPEALVTKYIRRLIDYPGALQVLQFADGMLSLVAVKAYYGGLLVGYALSTLKQHIPNVETRVAAIYRQGKAIKPLGTTIIEADDEVFFIAATKHIRAVMNELQRLERSYKNIMIAGGGNIGAGLARSLEKNHSVKLIERSKERAEQLSEMLDNTIVFCGDASDQELLSEEHIDQVDVFIAVTNDDEVNIMSAMLAKRMGAQKTMVLIQRSAYVDLVQGGDIDIAISPQEATISALLTHVRRGDIVNVYSLRKGAAEAIEAVAHGDENTSKVVGRTVRDIKLPAGTTIGAVVRNDDVLIAHDDTIIMSGDHVIMFLIDKKHINIVEKLFQVSAIFL, encoded by the coding sequence ATGAAAATAATCATACTCGGAGCTGGCCAAGTAGGCGGCACGCTAGCTGAAAATTTAGTTGGTGAACAAAACGAAATAACGGTCGTTGATATTGACGGCAACCGCTTACGCGAGCTTCAAGATAAGTATGACCTACAAGGCGTTGCTGGTCACGGTGCTCACCCAGATGTACTTCGCAGAGCCGGCGCGGAAGACGCCGATATGATTATCGCGGTAACCAGTTCAGATGAAGTAAACATGGTTGCCTGCCAAGTCGCGTATAGTATTTTTAATACCCCGACTAAAATAGCCCGAATTCGTTCTGAGCAATATTTAAAGTATCGTGAAAAGCTGTTTCATAACGATGACTTACCGGTCGATCACTATATTGCTCCTGAGGCATTAGTAACTAAGTACATTCGCCGCTTAATAGACTACCCAGGCGCATTGCAAGTGCTGCAGTTTGCCGATGGCATGCTCTCTTTGGTTGCTGTAAAAGCTTACTATGGCGGTTTATTAGTAGGTTATGCGCTATCTACGCTTAAACAGCATATTCCCAATGTAGAAACTCGTGTAGCCGCTATTTATCGCCAAGGAAAAGCAATAAAACCTCTAGGCACAACAATTATTGAAGCCGATGATGAAGTGTTTTTTATAGCAGCCACTAAACACATCCGCGCCGTTATGAACGAACTCCAAAGGTTAGAGCGTTCATATAAAAACATTATGATTGCTGGTGGCGGTAATATAGGTGCAGGCCTAGCGCGCTCACTGGAAAAAAATCACAGTGTAAAATTAATTGAGCGCAGCAAAGAGCGCGCCGAGCAACTCTCTGAAATGCTCGACAACACGATTGTTTTTTGCGGAGATGCGTCAGACCAAGAGCTATTGTCAGAAGAGCATATTGATCAGGTTGATGTGTTTATTGCGGTAACCAACGATGATGAAGTAAATATAATGTCGGCCATGCTAGCAAAACGTATGGGCGCACAAAAAACCATGGTACTTATTCAACGCAGTGCATACGTTGACTTAGTACAAGGCGGCGATATTGATATTGCAATTTCACCACAAGAAGCCACTATTTCGGCATTACTTACTCATGTTCGCCGCGGCGATATTGTTAACGTATATTCACTGCGCAAAGGTGCAGCTGAAGCTATTGAAGCTGTTGCCCATGGTGATGAAAATACATCTAAAGTAGTTGGCCGAACTGTAAGAGATATAAAACTCCCAGCAGGTACTACTATTGGCGCTGTAGTACGTAACGACGACGTGCTTATTGCCCACGACGATACCATTATTATGTCGGGCGACCATGTCATCATGTTCTTAATTGATAAAAAGCACATTAATATTGTAGAAAAACTATTTCAGGTGAGCGCTATATTTTTATAG
- the rsmB gene encoding 16S rRNA (cytosine(967)-C(5))-methyltransferase RsmB, whose translation MSNVPNVRALAAETLYNVVDKGASLNQELPFASQGLPPKDKALLQQICYGVLRYLPSLENYCQHLVEEPLKGKRRIFQFLLYVGIYQLQHMRVPPHAAISETVNALQQLRALGLKGLINAILRSFQRQQLELEEKAKLIPVCLYNHPNWFIKQVKEAYPDSWEELLAENQQQAPMWLRVNQAQYSTQEYSDMLTANEIEHTLNPDFIDGIKLAKPRDVFSLPEFDTGACSVQDAAAQLAARFLDPKDDDTILDACAAPGGKTCHILELADAEVLALDSDATRLERVKQNLTRIGLGADLQCGDASQPHTWWDEKQFDRILLDVPCSATGVIRRHPDIKWLRRASDIADLAALQGDILDSIWPLLKPGGTLVYATCSVLPQENQQQVAKFLANNNDVEHIPLHDKDTPTTPGLQLLPGESDGFYYAKLVKKI comes from the coding sequence ATGAGTAATGTTCCAAACGTACGAGCGCTTGCCGCTGAAACTTTATATAACGTAGTTGATAAAGGCGCTTCGCTTAATCAAGAACTGCCATTTGCCAGCCAAGGCTTGCCACCTAAAGATAAAGCCCTGCTGCAGCAAATTTGCTATGGCGTTTTACGCTATTTACCAAGCCTTGAAAACTACTGCCAACATTTAGTTGAGGAGCCGTTAAAAGGTAAGCGTAGAATATTTCAATTTTTATTGTATGTGGGCATTTACCAACTACAACACATGCGTGTTCCGCCACATGCAGCAATTTCAGAAACTGTAAATGCACTACAACAATTGCGTGCTTTGGGTTTGAAAGGGCTTATTAATGCTATTCTACGTAGTTTTCAGCGCCAACAACTTGAGCTTGAAGAAAAAGCCAAACTTATTCCAGTGTGTTTATACAATCATCCAAACTGGTTTATCAAACAAGTTAAAGAAGCTTATCCTGATAGTTGGGAAGAGCTGCTTGCAGAAAATCAACAGCAAGCGCCTATGTGGCTGCGTGTAAATCAAGCGCAATACAGCACGCAAGAATACAGCGATATGCTAACAGCTAACGAAATTGAGCATACACTTAACCCCGATTTTATAGATGGGATAAAGTTAGCCAAGCCACGAGATGTGTTTTCATTACCCGAGTTTGATACCGGTGCTTGTTCTGTTCAAGATGCTGCTGCACAGTTAGCAGCGCGTTTTTTAGATCCTAAAGATGACGACACTATTTTAGATGCCTGCGCCGCGCCGGGTGGCAAAACATGCCATATTTTAGAATTGGCTGATGCTGAGGTACTTGCCCTTGATAGCGATGCAACTCGCCTAGAGCGTGTTAAGCAAAACTTAACTCGTATAGGTTTAGGTGCCGACCTACAATGTGGTGATGCATCACAACCACACACTTGGTGGGATGAAAAACAGTTTGATCGTATTTTACTCGACGTACCCTGCTCGGCTACCGGTGTTATTCGCCGCCACCCCGATATAAAGTGGTTGCGTCGTGCATCAGACATTGCCGATTTAGCAGCATTACAAGGCGATATACTCGATAGTATTTGGCCGCTTCTAAAGCCAGGTGGCACCTTGGTATACGCTACTTGTTCAGTACTCCCCCAAGAAAACCAACAACAAGTTGCTAAGTTTTTAGCTAATAACAATGATGTTGAGCATATTCCTCTACATGATAAAGACACGCCCACTACACCTGGTTTGCAGTTGCTACCTGGTGAAAGCGATGGCTTTTATTACGCTAAACTAGTTAAAAAAATATAA
- the fmt gene encoding methionyl-tRNA formyltransferase: MTQPLRIIFAGTPDFAARHLQALIQSEHQIVGVYSQPDRPAGRGNKLKASEVKELALEHNLPVFQPQSLKTEDALNELTSLNADIMIVVAYGLILPKAILDAPRLGCLNVHGSILPRWRGAAPIQRAIWAGDEETGVTIMQMDEGLDTGDMLHISRCPISATETSASLYTKLADLGPGALIDTINNLANGKITPEPQNDTAANYAKKLSKDEANIDWSMSAAQIERNIRAFNPWPVCFTQMGGQPVKIYQAHVVEQSSNQPDNNGRVLSSDKHGVIVGCGEHALCITQLQPQGKKPMAINDFLNGRSDWVTPGTILGENNE, translated from the coding sequence GTGACTCAACCATTACGCATTATATTTGCCGGTACGCCGGACTTTGCCGCACGTCATTTACAAGCGCTGATACAAAGCGAACACCAAATAGTGGGTGTATATAGCCAGCCAGACCGCCCTGCAGGTCGTGGTAATAAATTAAAAGCCAGTGAAGTGAAAGAGCTCGCACTTGAGCACAACTTACCGGTTTTTCAGCCACAATCACTGAAAACAGAAGACGCCTTAAATGAGCTTACCAGTCTTAATGCCGACATTATGATTGTAGTGGCTTATGGCTTAATTTTACCTAAAGCCATTTTAGATGCCCCGCGATTAGGCTGTTTAAATGTGCATGGTTCTATTTTACCACGCTGGCGTGGTGCTGCCCCAATTCAACGTGCTATTTGGGCAGGTGATGAAGAAACCGGCGTCACCATAATGCAAATGGATGAGGGGTTAGATACCGGCGACATGTTGCATATAAGCCGCTGCCCTATTAGTGCCACCGAAACCAGTGCCAGTTTATATACTAAATTAGCTGACCTTGGCCCAGGTGCACTTATTGACACTATTAATAACTTAGCTAATGGTAAAATAACCCCTGAGCCACAAAATGATACTGCGGCTAATTACGCTAAAAAGCTCTCAAAAGACGAAGCCAATATTGACTGGTCTATGAGCGCGGCGCAAATTGAGCGTAACATTCGCGCGTTTAATCCGTGGCCGGTATGCTTCACCCAAATGGGGGGGCAGCCTGTAAAAATTTATCAAGCACATGTTGTAGAGCAATCAAGCAACCAGCCTGATAATAACGGGCGCGTTCTATCGAGCGACAAACATGGCGTTATTGTGGGTTGTGGCGAACATGCTTTATGTATTACGCAATTACAACCACAAGGTAAAAAACCAATGGCAATTAACGACTTTTTAAATGGTCGTAGTGACTGGGTTACTCCTGGCACAATATTAGGCGAAAATAATGAGTAA
- the def gene encoding peptide deformylase: MATLEVLRFPDERLRTIAQEVAHVDDQVRVIIKDMLETMYDENGIGLAATQVNIHQRIVVIDVSEERNEPLVLINPQIIKKAGTTVSEEGCLSVPNSYAKVDRAETVTVAALNEQGEEFVLDADELLAICIQHELDHLQGKLFIDYLSPLKRQRIRKKLEKEAKFAE, encoded by the coding sequence ATGGCTACGTTAGAAGTTTTAAGATTCCCAGATGAACGTTTACGTACAATAGCACAAGAAGTTGCACATGTTGACGACCAAGTCCGTGTGATTATAAAAGACATGCTAGAAACTATGTATGATGAAAATGGCATTGGTCTTGCTGCTACACAAGTTAATATTCATCAACGCATTGTAGTGATTGACGTATCAGAAGAGCGCAACGAACCGCTGGTATTAATTAATCCACAAATTATTAAAAAAGCCGGTACAACCGTAAGCGAAGAAGGCTGCCTTTCGGTGCCTAACTCTTACGCAAAAGTTGATCGCGCAGAAACGGTTACTGTTGCCGCGCTTAATGAGCAAGGTGAAGAATTTGTACTAGATGCAGATGAACTACTCGCTATTTGTATTCAACACGAACTAGATCACCTTCAAGGTAAACTGTTCATTGATTACTTATCGCCATTAAAGCGCCAACGTATTCGTAAAAAGCTTGAAAAAGAAGCCAAATTTGCAGAATAG
- a CDS encoding LysM peptidoglycan-binding domain-containing protein has translation MKSPLIAIIVALGAAFSTYADVLKIKKDAPKQYVVKKGDTLWDISGVYLNEPWLWPELWQMNPQINNPHLIYPGDALALIYDAQGNPRLVINKAYRKLSPQGRITPKGKNAITTLPLEMIRPYITYEQAINSDDIKAKPYILGANENTKTQTLGHILYVKGDLKLHQAYAIYHKGKPYLDPETGRVLANRAAYVGMARAFRKGDAANGEPASVRVESVKREIKQGDFLLPAMEGQMLPAYFNMHRPPQAVLGYVIASPSDSREFSTMDVVVLNLGSEQQVEVGHVLDIERQSPSVIDGPRGPRYTEDSSRFEKLMSNANEFFGAEPDDGSTVWKMPKEKVGELIVFKVYDNVSYALITKNQHPIRVGDIAVIH, from the coding sequence ATGAAATCTCCATTAATTGCAATTATAGTTGCATTAGGTGCTGCATTCTCTACTTATGCTGATGTGCTAAAAATAAAAAAAGATGCGCCTAAACAGTATGTTGTGAAAAAAGGCGATACACTTTGGGATATTTCTGGGGTTTATTTAAACGAACCTTGGCTATGGCCTGAGTTGTGGCAAATGAACCCGCAAATTAATAACCCTCATCTTATTTATCCCGGCGATGCCTTAGCATTAATCTACGATGCGCAGGGAAACCCACGTTTAGTGATAAATAAAGCGTACCGAAAGCTGTCTCCTCAGGGGCGAATTACCCCTAAAGGCAAAAATGCAATTACCACCTTGCCACTAGAAATGATCAGACCTTATATAACTTACGAGCAAGCTATAAATAGCGACGATATAAAAGCTAAACCTTATATTTTAGGGGCAAACGAGAACACGAAAACACAAACGTTAGGGCATATTTTATACGTTAAAGGCGATTTAAAATTACACCAAGCTTATGCAATTTATCATAAAGGTAAGCCATATTTAGACCCAGAAACAGGAAGGGTACTTGCTAATCGTGCTGCTTATGTTGGTATGGCTCGTGCCTTTAGAAAAGGTGATGCCGCTAATGGTGAGCCTGCATCGGTCAGAGTTGAGTCGGTGAAGCGCGAAATAAAACAAGGTGACTTTTTACTTCCAGCAATGGAAGGGCAAATGCTACCAGCGTATTTTAATATGCATCGTCCCCCCCAGGCTGTATTGGGCTATGTTATTGCTTCGCCAAGCGATTCTAGAGAATTTAGCACTATGGATGTAGTGGTGCTAAACTTAGGATCAGAGCAGCAAGTAGAAGTGGGTCATGTACTTGATATTGAACGCCAATCACCAAGCGTTATAGATGGTCCTCGTGGCCCTCGCTACACCGAGGACTCAAGTCGCTTTGAAAAGTTAATGTCAAATGCTAACGAGTTTTTTGGTGCTGAACCCGATGATGGAAGTACGGTTTGGAAAATGCCGAAAGAAAAAGTAGGTGAGTTAATTGTATTTAAGGTGTATGACAACGTAAGTTATGCGCTAATAACTAAAAATCAGCACCCAATTCGCGTTGGAGATATTGCAGTTATTCATTAA
- the dprA gene encoding DNA-processing protein DprA, whose amino-acid sequence MDQSSGKLAHWLAFYMCKGLGIKTLLALSKNHSLESLFGLSHQQLLQLGLSANQATNLLHTNWQQITHYEQLILHNNITVISIFDAAYPEDLKQIASAPLLLFCKGDVSLLTSPQIAIVGSRNATPTGLEIAAEFAYQLTLAGITITSGMARGIDGSAHKGALAGSGKTIAVLGTGVDIYYPKQHKLLTNQVLEQGLLVSEFLPGTAANAHNFPRRNRIISGLSLGVLIVEAEIKSGSLITVRYALEQNKEVFAVPGSIKNPLAQASHFLIKQGAKLVENVSDILDEVSFTYQSSFLTTEQSTQTNKDSQCEVLNSIGFEVTSVDDIVRRAQWPIDKVQARLLDLELDDQIERVLDGYIRVC is encoded by the coding sequence ATGGATCAGTCATCTGGCAAGCTTGCCCACTGGCTTGCCTTTTATATGTGTAAAGGGTTGGGTATTAAAACCCTTTTAGCACTATCTAAAAACCATTCCCTTGAGTCATTGTTTGGCTTATCTCATCAGCAATTACTGCAATTAGGGCTAAGTGCTAATCAAGCTACTAATTTGTTGCACACTAATTGGCAGCAAATTACGCATTATGAACAGTTAATCCTACACAATAATATAACGGTTATTAGTATTTTTGATGCCGCTTACCCCGAAGATTTAAAACAAATAGCCAGTGCGCCTTTATTGCTTTTTTGCAAAGGCGATGTGTCGTTATTAACTAGCCCACAAATAGCCATAGTTGGGAGCCGTAACGCCACCCCCACGGGGCTGGAAATAGCTGCTGAGTTTGCATATCAACTTACCTTAGCTGGAATCACTATTACTTCAGGCATGGCCCGCGGTATAGACGGATCTGCGCATAAAGGGGCCTTAGCTGGCAGCGGAAAAACCATTGCCGTGCTGGGTACCGGTGTTGATATTTACTACCCTAAGCAGCATAAGCTACTTACAAATCAAGTATTAGAGCAGGGCTTGCTTGTAAGTGAGTTTTTACCTGGTACTGCCGCGAATGCGCATAACTTCCCGCGTCGTAATCGTATTATATCGGGGTTATCGTTGGGGGTACTTATTGTTGAGGCTGAAATTAAAAGCGGTTCGCTCATTACCGTACGCTATGCGCTGGAGCAAAATAAAGAAGTATTTGCTGTTCCCGGCTCGATTAAAAACCCACTTGCCCAAGCGAGTCATTTTTTAATTAAGCAAGGTGCTAAGCTCGTGGAAAATGTAAGTGATATTCTTGATGAGGTGAGCTTTACTTATCAAAGTAGTTTTTTAACTACAGAGCAGTCAACCCAAACGAATAAAGACTCCCAGTGTGAGGTATTAAATAGTATTGGCTTTGAGGTAACCAGTGTTGATGACATTGTTCGCCGTGCTCAGTGGCCAATTGATAAAGTGCAAGCCAGGTTGCTGGACTTGGAACTAGATGATCAAATAGAGCGAGTTTTAGATGGTTACATCAGGGTCTGTTGA
- a CDS encoding DUF494 family protein, whose protein sequence is MFEVLMYLFENYIHNDAGLFIEPNELTDELLRAGFNQAEIFKALDWLEQLAELQHSDTSPYLITDSPQTIRVFTDHECKMLDVQCRNFLMFVERIGVTNGVTREMVMDRLAALDKPFIGLDDLKWVVLMVLFNVPGAEVACEQMEDLIFDQPGDLLH, encoded by the coding sequence ATGTTTGAGGTGCTTATGTATCTTTTTGAAAACTATATTCACAACGACGCTGGGCTCTTCATTGAACCTAATGAATTGACCGATGAATTATTACGAGCTGGTTTTAATCAAGCCGAAATATTTAAAGCACTAGATTGGTTAGAGCAGCTAGCCGAATTACAGCATAGTGACACATCACCATATTTAATCACTGACTCGCCACAAACAATAAGAGTATTTACCGACCATGAATGCAAAATGCTGGATGTGCAGTGTCGTAATTTTTTAATGTTTGTTGAACGCATTGGCGTTACTAATGGTGTTACCCGTGAAATGGTAATGGACCGCTTAGCAGCGCTAGATAAACCTTTTATAGGGTTAGACGATTTAAAGTGGGTAGTGTTAATGGTGCTATTTAATGTACCCGGAGCAGAAGTGGCTTGTGAGCAAATGGAAGATCTTATATTTGACCAGCCCGGGGACTTACTTCACTAA
- a CDS encoding type I DNA topoisomerase: MSKIDHSLFSANKHALEKEYEICPQCGSELVIRNSKSGPFLGCASYPKCDFIRPLAHHDSSEIKVLEDSACPQCSKQLVVKNGRYGMFIGCTGYPECHYIANENEAKQNEEPLPSCPKCKKGRLVSRSNKFGKIFYSCDCYPSCKYTLNNKPVEQSCPECNWPLLIERKMANSTVLQCPQKSCMHKLAATE; encoded by the coding sequence ATGAGTAAAATCGACCATTCGCTTTTCTCGGCGAATAAGCACGCCCTAGAAAAAGAATATGAGATATGCCCACAATGTGGTTCAGAGCTAGTGATCCGCAATAGTAAATCAGGCCCATTTTTAGGCTGTGCCAGCTACCCCAAGTGCGACTTTATTCGACCGCTGGCGCACCACGATAGCAGTGAAATAAAAGTGCTAGAAGATTCCGCATGTCCACAATGTAGTAAGCAGCTGGTGGTAAAAAATGGCCGCTACGGTATGTTTATTGGTTGTACTGGGTATCCAGAGTGTCATTACATCGCGAATGAAAACGAGGCAAAGCAAAATGAAGAGCCATTACCTAGTTGCCCTAAATGTAAAAAAGGCCGTTTAGTTTCACGTAGTAATAAATTTGGTAAAATATTTTATTCATGCGATTGCTACCCAAGCTGTAAATATACGCTGAATAATAAACCGGTTGAGCAATCGTGCCCAGAATGTAACTGGCCACTGCTGATTGAGAGAAAAATGGCTAATAGCACTGTGTTACAATGCCCACAAAAAAGTTGTATGCATAAACTTGCAGCCACTGAATAA
- a CDS encoding L-threonylcarbamoyladenylate synthase, translating to MSDQSTISAAITCLAQGEVILYPTEAVYGLGCDPDNQQAVERLLAIKQRPVEKGLILIADNYGQLLKYVDDAKIPMDKRADIFSSWPNAITWVMPAAKSTPKWLTGQFDTIAVRVTNHPTVKRLCQEFGKPLVSTSANLSGQNTVLSIAEAKSQFAEQVGYYVDEPLGGNTQPSTIKDAMNGKVFRG from the coding sequence TTGTCAGATCAATCTACTATATCTGCTGCTATAACGTGTTTAGCGCAAGGCGAAGTGATTTTATACCCTACAGAAGCTGTATATGGCTTAGGTTGCGATCCAGATAATCAACAAGCAGTTGAGCGACTACTGGCTATTAAACAGCGTCCGGTCGAAAAAGGCCTTATTTTAATTGCCGATAACTACGGGCAGTTATTAAAATATGTAGATGATGCCAAAATCCCAATGGATAAACGTGCCGACATTTTTTCAAGTTGGCCAAATGCCATTACTTGGGTTATGCCCGCAGCTAAAAGCACCCCAAAGTGGTTAACTGGGCAGTTTGACACCATTGCAGTTAGGGTGACTAACCATCCAACCGTAAAGCGCTTATGCCAAGAGTTTGGTAAGCCACTGGTATCAACTAGCGCTAATTTAAGCGGTCAAAATACAGTATTAAGCATTGCCGAGGCTAAAAGCCAGTTTGCTGAGCAGGTAGGTTATTATGTTGATGAGCCACTCGGTGGTAACACGCAACCAAGTACAATTAAAGATGCCATGAATGGCAAAGTATTTAGAGGTTAA
- the hemF gene encoding oxygen-dependent coproporphyrinogen oxidase: MQSELLEQVKAYFMALQDTISQGLEAADGKAKFIEDNWQRSEGGGGRTRVITNGNIIEQGGVNYSHVFGASMPASATAHRPELAGRSFNACGVSLVIHPKNPHIPTSHANVRFFIAEKEGEQPIWWFGGGFDLTPFYPVFDDVVHWHQVAHDLCAPFGDELYPKYKTWCDEYFYLKHRDETRGVGGLFFDDLNELGFEQSFAFTQAVGNGFLEAYLPIIERRKKDEYTAQQRDFQLYRRGRYVEFNLVWDRGTLFGLQTGGRTESILMSMPPLARWEYNYTPNAESAEAKLYQYYLRPQQWLSTQPNDLIARECQL; this comes from the coding sequence ATGCAAAGTGAATTATTAGAGCAAGTAAAAGCCTACTTTATGGCTTTGCAAGACACTATTAGCCAAGGCCTTGAAGCAGCCGATGGTAAAGCTAAGTTTATAGAAGATAACTGGCAGCGTAGCGAAGGCGGCGGCGGGCGTACACGCGTTATCACTAATGGTAATATTATTGAGCAAGGCGGTGTTAACTACTCGCATGTATTTGGTGCCTCTATGCCGGCATCTGCAACCGCACACAGACCCGAACTTGCAGGGCGCAGCTTTAATGCTTGCGGTGTGTCGTTAGTTATTCATCCAAAAAATCCACATATACCGACCAGCCATGCCAATGTGCGCTTTTTTATTGCCGAAAAAGAAGGCGAACAACCAATATGGTGGTTTGGTGGTGGTTTTGACTTAACCCCTTTTTATCCTGTATTTGATGATGTAGTACATTGGCATCAAGTAGCACATGACTTATGTGCACCATTTGGCGATGAGTTGTATCCAAAGTATAAAACCTGGTGCGATGAATATTTTTATTTGAAGCATCGCGATGAAACACGCGGTGTAGGTGGGTTGTTTTTTGACGACCTAAATGAACTGGGGTTTGAGCAAAGCTTTGCCTTTACACAGGCAGTCGGTAATGGCTTTTTAGAGGCTTACTTACCTATTATAGAGCGTCGTAAAAAAGATGAATACACAGCGCAGCAACGCGACTTTCAGCTTTATCGTCGTGGCCGCTATGTAGAGTTTAATTTAGTCTGGGACAGAGGCACTCTGTTTGGTTTGCAAACGGGTGGTCGCACCGAATCTATATTAATGTCTATGCCACCGTTAGCGCGTTGGGAGTATAACTACACTCCTAACGCAGAGAGTGCTGAGGCTAAGTTATACCAGTACTACTTACGTCCTCAGCAATGGTTGAGTACACAACCTAATGATTTAATTGCTAGAGAGTGTCAGCTTTAA
- a CDS encoding group II truncated hemoglobin: protein MIKRLFSKSKPATIEQTPTPEKTPYEILGGEAGALAIANRFYDIMATDEYAKPLYDMHPLPLDRIRQVFFEFLSGWLGGPDLFVAKHGHPMLRKRHMPFAIDQDLRDQWMYCMNKTLDLEVDNPLLREGLKQSFGQLASHMINQH from the coding sequence ATGATTAAACGACTTTTTTCAAAATCTAAGCCCGCTACAATAGAGCAAACACCCACACCAGAAAAAACACCTTATGAAATACTAGGTGGAGAAGCAGGTGCACTCGCTATTGCAAATAGATTCTACGATATTATGGCCACAGATGAATACGCTAAACCGTTATATGATATGCATCCTCTGCCATTAGATAGAATTCGCCAAGTGTTTTTTGAATTTTTATCTGGCTGGTTAGGTGGTCCAGACCTATTTGTAGCAAAACATGGCCACCCTATGCTGCGTAAACGCCATATGCCCTTTGCCATTGATCAAGACTTGCGCGACCAATGGATGTACTGCATGAATAAAACATTAGACCTTGAAGTAGATAATCCATTACTTCGAGAAGGCCTAAAGCAATCGTTTGGACAGCTAGCGAGCCATATGATTAACCAGCATTAA
- the aroE gene encoding shikimate dehydrogenase, whose translation MDKYAVFGNPIKHSKSPAIHKQFAISLGEQIDYRAILAPIDNFEKTVSNFFAQGGKGANVTMPFKEQAFAMADELTPLAKIVGAVNTLKKQTDGTLLGDNTDGIGFVNDLLANNVSITGKRILIIGAGGAARGVVLPLLDHQPQEVVIVNRTAEKAQNLAKLFAQHGKVSGYGFNNLPENDYALIINSTSSSMNDELPALDQKHITNCEVAYDMFYSLQNTIFMNWVAQYNSNTKLLDGSGMLVGQAAQAYYVWRNKMPAILPVVNALKQGTLT comes from the coding sequence ATGGACAAATATGCGGTTTTTGGAAATCCAATAAAACATTCAAAATCCCCCGCGATACATAAACAATTTGCTATCTCTTTAGGTGAGCAAATCGACTATCGCGCAATCTTAGCACCTATCGATAACTTTGAAAAAACAGTATCGAATTTTTTTGCTCAAGGCGGTAAGGGAGCTAATGTAACTATGCCCTTTAAAGAACAAGCTTTTGCAATGGCAGATGAGCTCACACCATTAGCTAAAATTGTCGGTGCAGTAAATACTTTAAAAAAGCAAACAGACGGCACGTTACTAGGTGATAACACCGACGGCATCGGCTTTGTAAACGATCTGCTGGCAAATAATGTCAGCATTACTGGTAAACGTATTTTAATAATAGGCGCAGGCGGGGCAGCAAGAGGGGTTGTTTTACCCTTGTTGGATCATCAGCCACAGGAAGTTGTTATTGTTAATCGTACCGCCGAAAAAGCACAAAATTTAGCAAAGTTGTTTGCGCAACATGGCAAAGTGTCGGGTTATGGTTTTAACAACCTACCAGAAAACGATTATGCGCTTATCATAAACTCCACCTCTAGCAGTATGAATGACGAGCTTCCAGCACTTGATCAAAAACATATTACTAACTGTGAAGTAGCGTATGACATGTTTTATTCATTGCAAAACACCATTTTTATGAATTGGGTAGCGCAGTATAATAGTAATACTAAACTATTGGATGGCAGTGGTATGCTAGTTGGTCAGGCTGCCCAGGCATATTATGTATGGCGTAATAAAATGCCTGCAATATTACCTGTCGTTAATGCACTAAAACAGGGAACACTTACATGA
- a CDS encoding DUF1488 domain-containing protein translates to MNQAIQFIDRLEFREPAHQLVFFAQVNGMLVECIIAVSSLGLTDESHATSYFEKNRFDYEERAEQLIEDESYNSAGQIEVSLIS, encoded by the coding sequence ATGAACCAAGCAATACAATTTATAGATAGGCTAGAATTTAGAGAGCCAGCGCACCAATTAGTCTTTTTTGCACAAGTAAATGGCATGCTGGTGGAATGTATTATTGCAGTAAGTAGTTTAGGTTTGACCGATGAAAGTCATGCAACAAGTTACTTTGAAAAAAATCGTTTTGATTACGAAGAGCGCGCCGAGCAACTTATCGAAGATGAAAGTTACAACTCGGCAGGCCAAATAGAAGTCAGCTTAATTAGCTAA